From Carya illinoinensis cultivar Pawnee chromosome 5, C.illinoinensisPawnee_v1, whole genome shotgun sequence, one genomic window encodes:
- the LOC122311863 gene encoding germin-like protein subfamily 1 member 13 translates to MMEGSVLMYQVATVALLALACSLASAYDPSPLQDFCVAIDKYDSADMNTFLLVFVNGKFCKDPKDVKAEDFFFSRLNVAADTSGRLGSNSTAVFVDQLPGHNTLGISLSRVDYAPYGVNPPHIHPRGIELLIVLEGTLLAGFVTSNQADGENRLFTKVLNAGDIIVFPIGLIHFQLNIGKSNAIALASFNSQNPGVITIANAVFGSEPPINPDVLTKAFQVDKNIIEYLQKQFGK, encoded by the exons ATGATGGAAGGTAGTGTTCTCATGTACCAGGTTGCAACTGTGGCCCTGTTGGCCTTGGCTTGCTCTCTGGCCTCTGCCTATGATCCTAGTCCTCTTCAGGACTTCTGTGTTGCAATCGACAAGTACGATTCTGCTGATATGAACACATTCTTATT AGTATTTGTGAATGGAAAGTTCTGCAAGGATCCAAAGGATGTCAAAGCCGAAGACTTCTTCTTCTCAAGGCTAAATGTTGCTGCAGACACCTCAGGTCGACTAGGGTCGAATTCCACTGCCGTTTTTGTGGATCAATTACCAGGCCACAACACTCTAGGCATATCCTTATCTCGTGTTGACTATGCACCGTATGGCGTGAATCCTCCACACATACATCCTCGTGGCATTGAGCTTCTTATAGTCTTGGAGGGTACTCTATTAGCTGGCTTTGTCACCTCTAACCAAGCAGATGGAGAAAACCGCCTCTTCACCAAAGTTCTAAATGCTGGAGATATCATTGTATTCCCAATTGGTCTCATTCACTTCCAGTTGAATATTGGAAAATCCAATGCCATTGCCTTAGCCAGTTTTAACAGTCAAAATCCAGGGGTTATCACCATAGCCAATGCAGTCTTTGGATCTGAGCCTCCTATCAATCCCGATGTTCTCACCAAGGCCTTCCAAGTAGACAAGAATATAATTGAATATCTTCAGAAACAATTCggaaaatag